In Arachis hypogaea cultivar Tifrunner chromosome 2, arahy.Tifrunner.gnm2.J5K5, whole genome shotgun sequence, a genomic segment contains:
- the LOC112731692 gene encoding probable FBD-associated F-box protein At1g32375, whose protein sequence is MKTKNEDDKISALSDELLLHILSFLSVTDSVATCVLSRRWRNLWESLFVSDFDYDDGHRQIDFVEFVKSGVVITRRKEPSNICKFHLLSTSSTVDIQSPLATWISAALGPHLQEISITLSSPCFFPLCIFRCKSLVSPRLECRRMHVETIANAYQLPSLKKLELKVCSASCLISLLLCCPNLETLELDFYKGYTPLQHIGMLSSLKSLTLLGLGKQVGSITINTPLLEHLNINLKSTKCGTLSVTSNLHSLVHVHLNILHPVGDVVKLLNKLYMAQCLSLNVTTITNFHEGGGMEFPEFHRLVRLELIVNYLDSSFVMDVLQHCCVLESFQIHCLEYRRKRKRTCWTQPTVAPSCVESHLKNLEFRGYCDFEEERTFLAYFLERGLVLKKMKIFHGFRNLSVVRKHQILKTLSTLPRSSNICQLMFD, encoded by the exons atgaaaaCGAAAAATGAGGACGACAAGATCAGCGCCTTATCGGATGAGTTGCTCCTCCACATCCTCTCCTTTCTCTCCGTCACCGACTCCGTCGCCACCTGCGTTCTCTCTCGCCGCTGGCGAAACCTCTGGGAGAGTCTCTTCGTCTCAGACTTTGACTATGACGACGGCCACCGCCAGATTGATTTCGTGGAATTCGTGAAGAGCGGTGTTGTTATAACCCGCCGCAAGGAACCCAGCAACATCTGCAAGTTTCACCTCTTGTCTACGTCTTCCACTGTTGACATTCAGAGCCCACTTGCCACGTGGATTTCTGCTGCTCTTGGGCCCCACTTGCAAGAAATCTCCATCACTCTCTCATCTCCATGTTTCTTCCCTCTCTGCATTTTCAG ATGTAAGTCGCTGGTGTCACCCCGCTTGGAGTGTCGTCGTATGCATGTTGAGACGATTGCCAATGCCTATCAGTTGCCATCACTGAAGAAATTAGAATTGAAAGTCtgctctgcaagctgcttaaTTTCACTTTTATTGTGCTGTCCAAATCTTGAAACTCTTGAGCTCGATTTCTATAAAGGTTATACACCTCTACAGCACATTGGTATGCTCTCTTCATTGAAGAGTTTAACCCTTTTAGGTCTTGGCAAACAAGTTGGTAGCATCACTATAAACACCCCACTTCTTGAGCACCTTAACATCAACCTAAAATCAACCAAGTGCGGCACTTTATCAGTAACAAGCAATTTGCACAGCTTGGTCCATGTGCATCTTAACATTCTTCATCCTGTTGGAGATGTTGTCAAGCTTCTCAACAAACTCTACATGGCACAATGCCTAAGTTTGAACGTAACAACAATCACG AACTTTCACGAGGGTGGGGGCATGGAATTTCCAGAATTTCATCGTTTGGTTCGTCTAGAATTGATCGTAAATTATTTAGATTCGAGCTTCGTAATGGACGTACTTCAACATTGTTGTGTACTAGAATCTTTCCAAATTCATTGTTTGGAATATCGGAGG AAAAGAAAACGTACTTGTTGGACACAGCCAACCGTTGCTCCTTCTTGTGTTGAATCACACTTGAAAAACCTTGAATTTAGAGGATATTGTGATTTTGAGGAAGAACGTACATTTCTGGCTTATTTTCTTGAGAGAGGACTTGTTCTGAAGAAAATGAAAATCTTTCATGGCTTCAGAAACTTATCGGTAGTTAGAAAGCATCAGATTCTCAAGACATTATCTACTTTACCTAGAAGCTCTAACATATGCCAACTTATGTTTGATTGA